In one window of Cupriavidus necator N-1 DNA:
- a CDS encoding glycosyltransferase family 4 protein codes for MKSNITGWLAEYRHPLESAPFALPSAIYFLIKFRADLAHFESRTVRGRMVLYFWWKALGRKDYPDFDWELREQDVAFIDQFDSNTLIDEFPECVALWLRSSTPDVLEPEPLIRALSERRPIAGSGIEEFPRFLDLIINSRPDLHRTLDLSTFAGQLAAMNWWESHGREEYPRLNWSSTAIWLHLSEPAGVPMALGIPAPRFLPMLLAERPDLKPVLTTNTLLGMFACVNWWERHGKQEYPRLSWSTAGIWTGMNEIERVDAQTGVRLPRFLETLLAERTDFSLSMTTDSLKGLFECANWWERFGRHEYSKLAWSTTPLWNYLNGVADDSQAVLRLPRFLAVIFSMRPDLQKAMQVDTFTGQLACYEWWNQYGRNEYPMLEWSADGQWERLLEPYQARDSLHPLPKFLYALWLERPDLRASFDLSNVEGIRGLVQWWQISGSKEYKALIGLDVQLDDERGQYVGAATQRFGMLPFGVNIVGFPQGSLGLGEDARTAARVFERLSVPVVLVNAPMVGPAKRDHSADHLLSADLRYGVSLFCLPPPEMVRLALEGGRRIIDSNTYRIGAWPWELPHWPQAFGEVHGFVDEIWAQSRFVEAVYKRLGHSRVVHMPMAVEIPKPVNPDRQRFGMAEDRFLFYLMFDGNSWLSRKNPIAGVQAFQKAFGSDNEPVGLVIKAMNVRDSDPTWQGVLRMAEMDPRIQIVSEHMSRQDSVDFMAACDAYISLHRSEGFGRVIAEAMGLGQPVVATNFSGNVDFCDPQTSYLVDGELVPLRAGEYLFSEGQYWCDPDVSIAAQQLRRLYETPEERARIAAAGQERIKDSYSLAAVARAYEARLKAIVAEGGVQGGQQ; via the coding sequence ATGAAGTCGAATATTACCGGTTGGCTTGCCGAATACCGGCACCCCCTCGAGAGTGCACCCTTCGCGTTACCTAGCGCGATCTATTTCCTGATTAAATTTCGGGCTGATTTGGCGCACTTCGAAAGCCGCACCGTTCGTGGGCGGATGGTGCTGTATTTTTGGTGGAAGGCCCTCGGCCGGAAGGACTATCCAGACTTCGACTGGGAACTTCGCGAACAGGACGTGGCATTCATAGATCAGTTCGATAGCAATACGCTGATTGATGAGTTTCCGGAATGCGTAGCGCTATGGCTGCGCAGCTCGACCCCGGATGTACTAGAGCCCGAACCCCTGATTCGTGCACTGAGCGAGCGCCGCCCTATCGCTGGTAGCGGCATCGAGGAATTCCCGCGCTTTCTGGACCTGATCATCAACAGCAGACCGGATCTGCACCGGACGTTGGACCTGTCTACATTTGCCGGGCAACTAGCGGCGATGAATTGGTGGGAATCACACGGGCGCGAAGAGTACCCGCGCCTTAATTGGAGCTCGACTGCGATATGGCTACACCTGAGTGAGCCCGCCGGTGTTCCAATGGCGCTGGGGATACCTGCACCTCGATTCCTCCCAATGCTTCTGGCTGAACGGCCAGACCTCAAGCCCGTACTTACGACGAACACGCTGCTCGGGATGTTCGCATGCGTGAACTGGTGGGAGCGGCACGGTAAGCAAGAGTATCCTCGTCTCAGTTGGTCCACTGCAGGCATTTGGACCGGGATGAATGAGATCGAGCGCGTCGACGCCCAGACCGGGGTGCGGCTACCCCGTTTTCTCGAAACTCTGTTGGCGGAGCGTACGGATTTCTCGCTTTCGATGACGACGGACTCCCTGAAGGGCCTGTTCGAATGTGCGAATTGGTGGGAGCGCTTTGGCCGGCATGAGTATTCGAAACTAGCCTGGAGTACAACGCCGCTTTGGAACTATCTGAACGGCGTGGCTGACGATTCGCAAGCCGTCTTGAGGCTGCCGCGTTTCCTAGCGGTCATTTTTAGCATGCGCCCAGATTTGCAGAAGGCAATGCAGGTGGACACGTTCACCGGACAGTTGGCATGCTACGAATGGTGGAACCAGTATGGCCGCAATGAATATCCCATGCTTGAATGGTCAGCGGATGGCCAGTGGGAACGCCTGCTAGAGCCATACCAGGCGCGCGATAGCCTTCATCCGTTGCCAAAGTTCCTCTACGCACTGTGGTTGGAGCGCCCAGACCTTCGTGCAAGTTTCGACCTGAGCAACGTCGAGGGCATACGCGGACTTGTGCAGTGGTGGCAAATCTCAGGGAGTAAGGAATACAAGGCACTGATTGGCTTGGACGTTCAACTGGATGATGAGCGTGGTCAATACGTAGGTGCTGCGACGCAGCGCTTTGGCATGCTGCCGTTTGGCGTCAATATCGTTGGCTTTCCACAAGGCTCACTTGGTCTTGGGGAGGACGCACGAACAGCAGCGCGCGTATTCGAACGCCTGTCGGTCCCGGTGGTGCTTGTCAACGCGCCAATGGTGGGGCCGGCAAAGCGCGACCACTCTGCCGATCATCTGCTCAGTGCCGATCTGCGCTACGGCGTATCCCTGTTCTGCTTGCCACCACCGGAGATGGTCCGTCTTGCGCTCGAGGGCGGCCGCCGGATCATCGATTCAAATACGTACAGGATTGGCGCATGGCCGTGGGAGCTGCCCCATTGGCCCCAGGCGTTCGGTGAGGTGCATGGCTTTGTGGACGAAATTTGGGCGCAGAGTCGATTCGTCGAAGCGGTCTATAAGCGCCTTGGTCACTCACGTGTTGTCCACATGCCGATGGCCGTTGAGATCCCAAAGCCAGTGAACCCGGATCGTCAGCGCTTTGGAATGGCTGAAGATCGCTTCCTGTTCTATCTGATGTTTGACGGTAACTCCTGGCTCAGCCGCAAGAACCCAATAGCGGGCGTGCAGGCATTTCAGAAAGCATTCGGCTCGGACAACGAGCCGGTCGGCCTTGTGATCAAGGCAATGAACGTGCGCGACTCCGATCCGACCTGGCAAGGTGTCCTACGGATGGCAGAAATGGATCCACGCATTCAGATCGTGTCCGAACACATGAGCCGGCAGGACTCGGTCGATTTCATGGCTGCTTGCGATGCATACATCTCGCTACACCGCAGCGAGGGCTTTGGGCGTGTGATCGCCGAAGCCATGGGTCTTGGCCAACCTGTCGTGGCGACCAATTTCTCTGGCAATGTCGACTTCTGCGACCCGCAGACTTCGTACCTTGTGGACGGAGAACTCGTTCCGTTGCGTGCCGGCGAGTATCTGTTCAGTGAAGGCCAATATTGGTGTGATCCAGACGTGTCGATCGCCGCTCAACAGCTTCGCCGACTTTATGAAACTCCTGAGGAGCGCGCGCGCATTGCGGCCGCTGGTCAAGAGCGCATCAAAGACAGTTACTCGCTTGCCGCGGTCGCACGCGCTTACGAGGCACGCTTGAAAGCCATCGTTGCGGAAGGCGGAGTACAAGGGGGGCAGCAATGA
- a CDS encoding glycosyltransferase family 4 protein translates to MNGLKFLLTTYSTAFATSGGGESEMVQVAEILNTSGIHADIYGIGSRPFSFYDGIMHFSVHADGDAMIREARHRNKPIFLWPNVWWNEPPSQSEVDRIEGIIGVVHKLLFKSESELLNFSRYVNLPDGKAEVVPACVSRRFLAPVDKDLASAVCGASDYALCLGLIEPVKNQLQLIRALNMLGMDGVFVGGARDDEYYRQCVEEAHGRIVFLPFVQPCSALLRSIIDNCSVMVEVSSDPPGRSSLEAAIMKKPMIMADGPWQREHFGDDVWYAPPDSAEALATTIRGSLADADWERKIQATYERTMSRHSAEVIGRQLAELLENEDT, encoded by the coding sequence ATGAACGGCTTGAAGTTCTTGCTTACGACTTACAGCACGGCTTTCGCCACCAGCGGCGGTGGCGAGTCTGAAATGGTGCAGGTGGCGGAGATCCTCAACACCTCGGGTATCCACGCGGATATCTATGGCATCGGCAGCCGGCCATTCAGCTTCTATGATGGAATCATGCATTTCTCGGTTCACGCCGATGGCGATGCGATGATTCGTGAGGCTCGGCACCGCAACAAGCCAATTTTCCTGTGGCCGAATGTCTGGTGGAACGAGCCGCCGTCGCAATCAGAAGTCGACCGGATAGAGGGCATCATCGGCGTGGTGCACAAGCTGCTGTTCAAATCCGAGTCTGAGCTGCTGAACTTCAGTCGTTACGTGAACTTGCCTGATGGCAAGGCGGAGGTCGTCCCGGCCTGCGTGTCCCGGCGCTTTCTCGCACCGGTTGATAAGGACTTGGCTTCTGCGGTCTGCGGTGCGAGCGACTACGCACTTTGTCTTGGTCTGATTGAGCCCGTCAAGAACCAGCTGCAACTTATTCGCGCCCTGAACATGCTGGGCATGGATGGCGTATTTGTCGGCGGTGCGCGCGACGACGAGTACTATCGGCAATGCGTGGAGGAAGCGCATGGCCGCATCGTATTCCTGCCATTTGTGCAGCCGTGCAGTGCGTTGCTTCGGTCGATCATCGACAACTGCAGCGTGATGGTGGAGGTCAGCAGCGACCCGCCCGGGCGGTCCAGCCTGGAGGCCGCGATCATGAAGAAGCCGATGATCATGGCAGATGGCCCCTGGCAGCGGGAGCACTTTGGCGACGATGTCTGGTATGCGCCGCCGGACTCCGCGGAGGCGCTGGCGACCACGATCAGGGGGAGCCTCGCGGATGCCGATTGGGAGCGCAAGATCCAGGCGACGTACGAACGCACGATGAGCCGGCACTCCGCAGAAGTGATTGGGCGCCAGCTAGCCGAGTTGCTGGAAAATGAGGATACTTGA
- a CDS encoding NAD-dependent epimerase/dehydratase family protein: MNNALIGFSGFVGTTLLRQAPFEALYRSTNIGEIDGKDFDTVVCAGAPAQKWIANREPAADREKIEALIAHLRTVSCKTFVLISTVDVFKTPVGVDESSPVDKSGLHAYGLHRLMLEEFVASHFANHLIVRLPGLIGPSLRKNVIFDFLNDNNLHAIDSRGVFQFYPMVNLWYDIEVALHAGLKLVHLTAAPISVADVSAQGFGKPFEQVVGDNATRYDLRTRHAAVFGASGVYQYDQRATLQAVRAYAQSEPRTLKAGSGA, translated from the coding sequence ATGAACAACGCACTGATCGGCTTCTCGGGCTTCGTTGGCACGACGCTTCTTAGGCAAGCCCCTTTCGAGGCCTTGTACCGCTCGACCAATATTGGCGAGATCGATGGCAAGGACTTTGACACGGTGGTCTGTGCCGGCGCGCCCGCTCAAAAATGGATCGCAAATCGCGAGCCGGCAGCAGACCGTGAAAAAATCGAAGCGCTCATCGCCCACCTTCGCACGGTCTCATGCAAGACGTTTGTCCTGATCAGCACTGTCGATGTGTTCAAGACGCCGGTCGGCGTCGATGAAAGCTCGCCGGTGGACAAGAGCGGATTGCATGCCTATGGCCTGCACCGCCTAATGCTCGAGGAATTCGTCGCCAGCCATTTCGCGAACCATCTGATCGTCCGCCTGCCTGGCCTGATCGGTCCGAGCCTGCGCAAGAACGTTATCTTCGACTTCCTGAACGACAACAACCTGCACGCGATCGACAGTCGTGGCGTCTTCCAGTTCTACCCGATGGTCAATCTCTGGTACGACATCGAAGTCGCGTTGCACGCGGGCCTAAAACTAGTTCACCTGACCGCCGCACCAATCAGTGTCGCGGACGTGTCGGCTCAGGGCTTCGGCAAGCCGTTCGAGCAGGTGGTGGGTGACAATGCCACCCGCTATGACTTGCGCACGCGCCACGCGGCAGTGTTCGGTGCCTCGGGCGTATACCAATATGACCAACGTGCGACGCTGCAGGCGGTCCGCGCATACGCCCAGTCCGAGCCGCGCACCTTGAAGGCCGGGAGCGGGGCATGA
- a CDS encoding sugar phosphate isomerase/epimerase family protein yields the protein MRIAISNIAWDVAEDESVAALLHKFGVDAIDVAPGKYFPDPEHASDADIARVRDQWKAHGIELTGMQSLLFGTSGLNLFGSSAARSAMLHRLAAVARIGGKLGATRLVFGSPRNRDRGALDDREVTEIAVPFFRELGDIAHGHGVTFCLEPNPVCYGANFMTTSAETVNMVRLVAHPAIRMQFDTGSLAINGEDPADVLEHNADLIGHVHASEPQLVPLGDGTTDHAAMAAQLATHLPGHVVSIEMVAKANEPHLPAIQRALATAQRWYRQAPGVPLA from the coding sequence ATGAGAATCGCTATCTCGAACATCGCCTGGGATGTCGCCGAAGACGAGTCTGTGGCGGCGCTGTTGCACAAGTTCGGCGTCGACGCGATCGACGTAGCCCCTGGCAAATATTTCCCGGATCCCGAACATGCGAGCGATGCCGACATCGCGCGGGTGCGCGATCAGTGGAAGGCACACGGGATTGAGCTGACCGGCATGCAATCGCTGCTGTTCGGTACTTCCGGGCTCAATCTGTTCGGTTCGTCGGCAGCGCGCTCGGCGATGCTGCATCGCCTCGCCGCCGTAGCACGGATCGGCGGCAAACTTGGCGCGACCCGACTGGTATTCGGCTCGCCAAGGAATCGGGATCGCGGCGCCCTTGACGATCGTGAGGTTACAGAGATTGCCGTGCCGTTTTTTCGCGAGCTGGGCGACATTGCGCATGGCCACGGCGTGACGTTCTGCCTCGAGCCCAACCCGGTGTGCTACGGCGCGAATTTTATGACCACCAGCGCAGAGACCGTGAACATGGTGCGGCTGGTCGCCCATCCGGCTATCCGCATGCAGTTCGACACCGGATCGCTGGCCATCAATGGGGAAGACCCCGCCGACGTGCTGGAGCACAACGCCGATCTGATCGGTCATGTCCACGCCAGCGAGCCCCAGCTGGTTCCGCTGGGTGATGGCACGACCGACCACGCTGCCATGGCTGCACAACTAGCCACGCACCTGCCCGGACACGTCGTCTCCATTGAAATGGTAGCCAAGGCGAACGAGCCGCACCTTCCAGCCATCCAACGCGCGCTGGCGACAGCCCAACGCTGGTATCGGCAAGCACCAGGAGTCCCACTCGCATGA
- a CDS encoding glycosyltransferase family 4 protein, which produces MRLMICAIDIFVGDAVGNHCLGIARCAQRSGWEVRLYARNFDIGVADIRPISALFDEIAPDDLLLVSYSIVDPQLDRLLALPNRKACYFHGVTDPELLQEFEPRTAELCAEAIRQLPRLVGFDVLVANSHFTAGSLVQAVDNRPVHVIPPVFADMPGFERRRPRARSNGRRNLLMVGRVVPHKRIEDALEVLQVLRHDNVEVSLSIVGSTPNHEYLRYLINRARALGILEYLDFKGVLDDEDLLDCFEDSDVMLVMSRHEGFCVPVLEAMFRGMPALVRGGTAAEELCDAGDVYAPDATAGKWAAGVVRHLDGSSVDRAARVSRALEVLDRASDSHWAEVLAFAREGGRK; this is translated from the coding sequence ATGAGGCTGATGATCTGCGCTATCGACATCTTCGTCGGAGACGCCGTTGGCAATCACTGCCTCGGCATTGCGCGTTGCGCGCAGCGATCCGGCTGGGAGGTGCGGTTGTACGCGCGCAATTTCGATATCGGCGTCGCGGATATCCGCCCGATAAGCGCCTTGTTCGACGAGATCGCTCCTGATGATTTATTGCTGGTGAGCTACTCCATTGTCGATCCGCAGCTCGACAGGCTGCTGGCGCTTCCGAATCGCAAGGCTTGTTATTTTCATGGTGTCACGGATCCTGAGCTTCTTCAGGAGTTCGAGCCCCGCACGGCCGAACTCTGCGCGGAGGCAATCCGGCAGTTGCCGCGCCTCGTTGGATTCGATGTGCTAGTGGCAAACTCGCACTTCACAGCAGGCAGCCTGGTTCAGGCAGTGGATAATAGACCGGTACATGTCATACCACCGGTGTTCGCCGACATGCCGGGCTTCGAGCGCAGGCGCCCGCGCGCCCGTTCGAACGGGCGCCGGAACCTGTTGATGGTTGGGCGCGTGGTCCCGCACAAGCGGATCGAAGACGCGCTGGAGGTCCTGCAAGTCCTCCGGCACGATAACGTCGAGGTATCGCTGTCGATCGTCGGCAGTACGCCCAACCACGAGTATTTGCGTTACCTGATCAATCGCGCCCGCGCGCTGGGGATTCTGGAATATCTGGATTTCAAAGGGGTGCTCGATGACGAAGATCTGCTCGATTGCTTCGAGGACAGCGACGTCATGTTGGTCATGAGCCGTCACGAGGGCTTCTGCGTGCCGGTGCTCGAAGCGATGTTCAGGGGCATGCCTGCGCTTGTCCGGGGTGGTACGGCTGCAGAGGAGCTGTGCGATGCAGGGGACGTCTACGCGCCGGATGCGACTGCTGGTAAGTGGGCTGCTGGCGTCGTCCGGCACTTGGATGGGTCTTCAGTTGACCGCGCGGCGCGCGTTTCGCGCGCATTGGAAGTGCTGGACAGGGCATCGGATTCGCACTGGGCGGAAGTGCTTGCCTTTGCCAGAGAGGGAGGTCGCAAATGA
- a CDS encoding glycosyltransferase family protein, protein MNRIPRLLVVQRISLSHDKLMSRSIAARFGPLLTYMANAGLIEWEEIVEGDVTISQLRRFDAVLFNKHTSTRAVDLMKMANDLGLKTIYDMDDWIIDLPMYSVTDLSDDLLANIMWMVRHASVATVSNRVLQERLRRIRPSVVIIPNGFDHQSSACADGEWLEASPPRILFSNTDGIKLVHFKKGFLQVIADFMERHPEAELDFWGDRFPEMSRIPRLRARGFLDNTGYKHAIRDAGYLFAIVPLGGREDPDALFFNSCKSCIKYIDYGSLGIPGIYSRTPVYEDAITHRQTAMLVENNVGEWSEAMEELYRDETLRNALRQNAHEDTRARFGLERPARTFMELLMYGAQ, encoded by the coding sequence ATGAACAGGATTCCTCGCCTACTGGTTGTCCAGCGTATCTCCCTCTCTCACGACAAGCTGATGTCGCGGTCGATAGCGGCACGTTTTGGTCCGTTGCTGACCTACATGGCCAACGCGGGACTGATCGAGTGGGAAGAGATAGTTGAAGGCGATGTGACGATCAGCCAGTTGCGGCGCTTCGATGCCGTGCTCTTCAACAAGCACACCTCGACGCGAGCGGTCGACCTTATGAAGATGGCCAACGACCTCGGGTTGAAGACCATTTACGATATGGACGACTGGATCATCGACTTGCCGATGTACAGCGTCACCGACCTGAGCGATGACCTGCTCGCTAATATTATGTGGATGGTGCGCCATGCTTCCGTGGCGACCGTATCCAATCGAGTTCTCCAGGAACGCCTCAGGCGCATTCGGCCATCTGTGGTGATTATTCCGAACGGATTCGATCATCAGTCGTCTGCATGTGCCGACGGCGAATGGCTGGAGGCTAGCCCGCCACGGATCCTTTTTTCGAATACAGACGGTATCAAGCTGGTCCATTTCAAGAAGGGCTTTCTTCAGGTCATCGCAGATTTCATGGAACGCCATCCGGAAGCGGAGCTTGATTTCTGGGGAGACCGCTTCCCGGAAATGTCTCGCATTCCGCGTTTGCGCGCACGCGGTTTCCTCGACAATACTGGGTATAAGCATGCGATCCGCGATGCCGGCTATCTTTTCGCAATCGTTCCTCTGGGCGGACGTGAGGATCCGGATGCGTTGTTCTTCAACAGCTGCAAATCCTGTATCAAATACATCGACTATGGCAGTCTTGGCATCCCGGGAATCTACTCTCGCACGCCGGTCTACGAGGATGCGATCACGCACCGCCAGACTGCAATGCTGGTGGAGAACAACGTGGGCGAGTGGTCCGAGGCGATGGAGGAGTTGTATCGAGATGAAACTCTGCGCAACGCACTGCGACAGAATGCGCATGAGGATACGCGTGCCCGATTCGGGCTTGAGCGCCCCGCGCGGACGTTCATGGAACTGCTGATGTATGGTGCGCAATAA
- a CDS encoding EamA family transporter: MKWLILILGIASNASASVLVKMAMIPPRRFPSLSEPLAAFTNWPFWVGLGLYGAAFLLYAAALARLPLNVAHPVLTSGAVATVATLSVLIFREPFHWTTGAGILLVIAGVVLITAKVA; this comes from the coding sequence ATGAAATGGCTGATTCTGATTCTAGGCATCGCCAGCAACGCATCGGCCAGCGTACTGGTCAAGATGGCGATGATTCCCCCCCGCAGATTTCCCTCGCTAAGTGAACCGCTCGCCGCCTTCACCAACTGGCCATTCTGGGTCGGCCTCGGCCTGTATGGCGCAGCCTTTCTGCTCTATGCCGCGGCGCTTGCCCGGCTGCCGCTCAACGTCGCCCACCCCGTCCTGACATCGGGGGCCGTGGCGACGGTAGCAACGCTTTCGGTGCTCATCTTCCGCGAGCCTTTTCACTGGACTACCGGCGCGGGCATCCTGCTTGTCATCGCGGGCGTCGTCCTGATCACCGCCAAGGTGGCCTGA
- a CDS encoding glycosyltransferase family 2 protein, producing the protein MKSEIPSDTRATWQVPTYDIAMWEGRRHPWCVIIPVINEGERIRTLLARMSALRIADIADIVIVDGGSTDGSLQHEFLRSRDVAGLIVKTGAGRLSAQLRCAYAFALDQGYDGIVTIDGNDKDDPEAIPRFVEALKNGVDFVQASRFLAGGLAENTPKSRDLAIRFIHAPALSLSSGFHWTDTTQGFRAYSSRMLLDPLVAPFRDVFSGYELLAYLSYRVPKLGYRCQELATVRRYPKGEVPTKIGGMRGNLKLLEVLFRACAGHYNPKAVS; encoded by the coding sequence ATGAAATCTGAAATCCCTTCCGACACGCGAGCAACTTGGCAAGTGCCGACGTACGACATCGCGATGTGGGAGGGGCGACGCCACCCCTGGTGCGTGATCATTCCGGTGATCAACGAAGGCGAGCGCATCCGCACCCTGCTTGCGCGCATGTCGGCCCTGCGGATCGCGGACATCGCGGACATCGTCATCGTCGACGGCGGAAGCACAGACGGCTCGCTTCAGCACGAGTTCCTGCGCAGCCGGGACGTGGCGGGACTTATCGTCAAGACCGGCGCCGGCAGGCTGAGTGCCCAGCTGCGCTGCGCATACGCATTCGCGCTCGATCAGGGCTATGACGGCATCGTGACGATCGATGGCAACGACAAGGATGATCCCGAGGCAATTCCGCGTTTCGTGGAAGCGTTGAAGAACGGTGTCGACTTCGTGCAGGCGTCGCGCTTCCTCGCCGGTGGCCTCGCCGAGAACACGCCGAAATCGCGAGACCTGGCGATCCGCTTCATTCACGCGCCTGCGCTCAGCCTGAGCTCAGGCTTTCACTGGACAGACACGACGCAAGGCTTCCGGGCCTACAGCAGCCGTATGCTCCTCGATCCCCTCGTGGCCCCGTTTCGCGATGTCTTTTCGGGCTACGAGCTCCTCGCCTACCTCTCTTACCGCGTACCGAAACTGGGCTATCGGTGCCAGGAACTCGCGACGGTGCGCCGTTATCCCAAGGGGGAGGTTCCGACCAAGATCGGCGGCATGCGGGGCAATCTGAAGCTTCTCGAAGTCCTGTTCCGTGCGTGCGCGGGCCACTACAACCCTAAGGCCGTCTCGTAA
- a CDS encoding FAD-dependent oxidoreductase, producing the protein MASVRTIYDAVIIGGGFYGAAIAVYLAQQRGLKQILLVEREPALLSRASYSNQARVHNGYHYPRSFTTAYRSRINLPRFVRDWPQAVKQDFTKLYAIARRNSKVSSRQFQRFCQEIGARIEPAGPTLRNLFAPRLIEDVFLVEEYAFDTRRLAEWARRELEEHGVEVCCETVVSAISRSDPGLCAVEMHDRAGNGRVVKSANVFNCTYSGLNQFGGDFPGTRTELKQEITEMALVDAPAGLKDIGITVMDGPFFSMMPFPARGLHTLSHVRYTPHLHWDDCGGVSPYDRLAAYDKASRVDRMIRDVSRYVPLVAEARHIDSLFEIKTVLRKNEGDDGRPILFEKHAELPGCYSILGGKIDNIYDVLERLDDETLTPAPASLSKSNI; encoded by the coding sequence ATGGCCAGTGTGCGCACCATTTACGATGCGGTCATCATCGGCGGAGGGTTTTACGGCGCAGCCATTGCCGTCTATCTCGCGCAGCAGCGCGGACTGAAGCAGATCCTGCTCGTCGAGCGCGAGCCGGCATTGCTATCTCGCGCCTCCTATAGCAACCAGGCGCGCGTCCACAACGGGTACCACTATCCGCGCAGCTTCACAACGGCCTACCGGAGCCGGATCAACCTTCCACGCTTCGTCCGTGACTGGCCGCAGGCGGTCAAGCAGGATTTCACCAAGCTGTATGCCATTGCCCGGCGCAACTCCAAGGTCAGCTCACGCCAGTTTCAGCGCTTCTGCCAAGAAATCGGCGCCCGGATCGAGCCTGCCGGTCCGACGCTGCGCAACCTGTTCGCACCGCGGCTGATCGAAGATGTGTTCCTTGTCGAAGAGTACGCGTTCGACACTAGACGGCTCGCGGAATGGGCACGTCGTGAACTAGAGGAGCACGGCGTTGAAGTCTGCTGCGAGACCGTGGTCAGCGCCATTTCGCGCAGCGACCCCGGACTCTGCGCCGTTGAAATGCATGACCGCGCGGGGAATGGACGCGTGGTCAAGAGCGCCAACGTCTTCAATTGCACGTACAGCGGGCTGAACCAGTTTGGCGGAGACTTTCCGGGCACCCGGACGGAGCTGAAGCAGGAAATCACGGAGATGGCGCTGGTGGATGCACCGGCCGGCCTGAAGGATATCGGCATCACTGTCATGGACGGCCCATTCTTCTCGATGATGCCCTTCCCTGCGCGCGGCTTGCACACACTTTCGCACGTGCGCTATACCCCGCATCTGCATTGGGACGACTGTGGTGGTGTCAGTCCCTACGACCGACTCGCGGCATATGACAAGGCCTCACGCGTGGACCGCATGATTCGCGACGTTTCGCGCTATGTTCCTTTGGTCGCCGAAGCGCGTCACATCGATTCGCTGTTCGAGATCAAGACCGTCCTGCGCAAGAACGAGGGGGACGATGGCAGGCCCATCCTCTTCGAGAAGCACGCGGAACTGCCTGGCTGTTATTCGATCCTCGGCGGCAAGATCGACAACATCTACGACGTCCTTGAAAGACTGGATGACGAAACACTCACTCCGGCGCCCGCCTCACTGAGCAAAAGCAACATATGA
- a CDS encoding histidine phosphatase family protein encodes MDLLIIRHGQSNANANGLLISNDQDELSELGRSQSECLRETLAQYDYAPSRVVSSPWRRARQTAETLFDTAEIAFDARLAETHPGIFGTWLERDFNSAYPDFHRDIRNTYEGGESHWDMTVRVRAWTDETVMAGIANTGLLAVVAHGGPISVILQHLLGVPIESHYPTFTVPNASFTYLRWRADLNRFCVERLGHV; translated from the coding sequence ATGGACCTGTTGATCATTCGTCATGGCCAATCGAACGCAAACGCCAATGGCCTGTTGATTTCCAATGACCAGGACGAGCTGTCCGAGCTGGGGCGAAGCCAGTCGGAATGCTTGCGCGAAACGCTGGCGCAGTACGACTATGCACCCTCGCGTGTTGTTAGTAGTCCCTGGCGCCGGGCGAGGCAGACTGCCGAGACGCTGTTCGATACTGCGGAGATTGCATTCGACGCACGCCTAGCCGAGACACATCCCGGTATTTTTGGAACGTGGCTCGAGCGCGACTTCAATTCCGCCTATCCCGATTTCCATCGCGATATCCGCAATACCTATGAGGGCGGCGAGTCGCATTGGGACATGACGGTGCGTGTTCGCGCGTGGACGGACGAGACTGTAATGGCCGGAATCGCAAACACCGGCCTGCTGGCCGTGGTCGCTCATGGCGGGCCAATCAGCGTCATCCTGCAGCACTTGCTAGGCGTGCCAATCGAGTCACATTATCCGACTTTCACCGTGCCCAATGCCTCTTTCACTTACTTGAGGTGGCGCGCGGATCTGAATCGCTTCTGCGTTGAGAGGCTTGGGCACGTATGA